The sequence below is a genomic window from Rudanella lutea DSM 19387.
AGCGTTTAGCAAACGCCTATTGGGTGAAGTAGTGGCTCTGCCGGGAATCGAACCCGGATCTAGCGTTTAGGAAACGCCTATTCTATCCGTTGAACTACAGTGCCATAAAAAACCTGCAAGGTTTTAAAAACCTTACAGGTTGGATGCAAAATTGAGCAAAAAAGGGCAGTTCAGCAACTATGCTTCCGTCGTTGCTCCCTCTAAACCGTAGCCGTCTCCTTCTTCCGCGAAGTCGGTCAGTGGAATATCGAGCCAGTTGGGATAGATCTGGAAATGTCGTTCGCGAACCAGTTTGTACAGCAAATCGCGCAGCTCCTCGATGTTCTCCCGGGTTTGTGCCGAAATAAACACCACATTATCTGCTTTTTTGGTCAGATACGTCTTTTTGAGGTATTCCAAAGCCGTTTTCCGGCGGGTAGCCACTGCCAACGGCTCGTCGCCTTCCTCGTCGTACTCCGGTGCCCACTCCTCTTTCGGTACAAACTGATCTACCTTGTTAAAAACCAGAATAGTCGGTTTCTCCGCGGCTTTAATGTCGGCCAGCGTCGCGTTGACAACTTCAATATGCTCCTCAAACGAAGGGTGCGACACATCCACCACGTGCAGCAGAATGTCGGCCTCCCGTACCTCATCGAGTGTCGACTTAAATGACTCGATCAGCGTGGTGGGCAGCTTTCGGATAAATCCAACCGTATCGGTCAGCAGAAACGGGATATTACCCAGAACCACCTTCCGCACCGTTGAGTCCACGGTCGCAAACAGTTTGTTTTCGGCAAACACATCGGTTTTGGCCATCGTCCGCATCAGGGTCGATTTGCCCACGTTGGTGTAGCCTACCAGCGATACCCGCACGAGCCGGTCGCGTTCTTTCCGGCGGGTTTGGCTCTGCCGGTCGATCTTCTCCAGTTTTTCTTTCAGAAAGGCGATCCGGTCCTGCACAATCCGGCGGTCCGTTTCAAGTTCTTTCTCACCGGGTCCGCGCATCCCCACGCCCCCTTTCTGGCGGCTCAAGTGGGTCCACATACGGGTCAGACGCGGGTACATGTACTGGTACTGAGCCAGCTCGACCTGCACGCGGGCCTGAGCGGTCTGCGCCCGCATCGAGAAAATATTCAGAATCAGCAAACTCCGGTCGAGAACCTTGATGTCCTTAAACGTCGCTTCGAGGTTGCGCACCTGCGCGGGGGTCAGGTCATCATCAAAAATGATGGTGTCGACCGGGTTATCGATAATATAGGTCTGAATCTCTTCGAGTTTACCCTTGCCCACAAACGTTCGGGTATCGGCCCGTTCGAGTTTTTGGGTAAAGGTTT
It includes:
- the hflX gene encoding GTPase HflX; the protein is MIETQKQFTGGPAETAVLVALVTQKQTTEQTKEYLDELAFLAETSGIVTKKTFTQKLERADTRTFVGKGKLEEIQTYIIDNPVDTIIFDDDLTPAQVRNLEATFKDIKVLDRSLLILNIFSMRAQTAQARVQVELAQYQYMYPRLTRMWTHLSRQKGGVGMRGPGEKELETDRRIVQDRIAFLKEKLEKIDRQSQTRRKERDRLVRVSLVGYTNVGKSTLMRTMAKTDVFAENKLFATVDSTVRKVVLGNIPFLLTDTVGFIRKLPTTLIESFKSTLDEVREADILLHVVDVSHPSFEEHIEVVNATLADIKAAEKPTILVFNKVDQFVPKEEWAPEYDEEGDEPLAVATRRKTALEYLKKTYLTKKADNVVFISAQTRENIEELRDLLYKLVRERHFQIYPNWLDIPLTDFAEEGDGYGLEGATTEA